Sequence from the Microplitis demolitor isolate Queensland-Clemson2020A chromosome 2, iyMicDemo2.1a, whole genome shotgun sequence genome:
atcattgaatattaaaaaatcaaagtatTGTCTACGAATGTCAacgaaaaatacattttaaaaactgttaataatttgttttgtgttcatttttaaaaattttttctcttacaACAAGAGGTTCGTtaacgaaaatataaaaatttttgaatgtcaggatggattttttaaatttctttgaatgttaacaaaaaaatctattgatCCTTAAAAAACTCATCAAAAACgtcaaaattgttttttttttatctaaccTCTGTTAcaagttacaaaattttaaaaaatattcaaatatttataataattttttactcaagtatcagaaaaaaaattatagccgggtaattttctttcttcataatctgttattgttattgtaataattaaagtgtatattcgtaataataatttataattaccgTTCTGTCTGCTTTTAGTTTACTAGTGTCAAAACTAGACAGAATCCTGAGTATTACTTCTGATTTTGAAGTCATTTTtcacgatttttaaatttatttatttaaatatttgaataattttatttatattttcacagtTCCATAACTGTCACATTGTACTTGTTTATTTGTATCGTTTGTATGaagtgaaatatatattttatatacaatatatagaAACTTACACGATTTCCTCATATGCTAGTGAATAGCTACAGTAGGTAATTtaggaaaagaaaaattgatggGAAATTTCTGTGCTAGTGACAGCTAGAACTAAAGATCCACTTGAGGACACTGATCTCTATATAACTGGATAGAGCATCCTGTGATTAAGAAATGACAATATTTGAAATCTGcgtttgttataaaaaatgttttcttttacaagatcttttatattttatcaatttcatgACAATTACAAGaagaaaactataaataatttatgaaactaataattaacatatattttagtgTAGAAGGTAAAAGACCCGAaacccgatcagggaactagtacccgatcactccatgtattcgtacagatatatttattaaaatttactaggataatgaaaaaagtataattgtataattacttgcaatattttatgatattaaatcaaatcaaGGGCTGACCCGCAGCATCAACCGGtattcagatttttttcatagtaatttaaattttcgaatagaTTAGCATTAATAAGATGTTTGCTACTGGTCAGGAGGAGACAAGAATATTCTGAACCAATGATATGCATACTTcgtaaataaagaaagtttgtGGGTCAAACATTTACTTTCTCTTTGAAGAAAtgattgtcatttttttaaaaatcagttaGTTCTACTGTTATTCTCAAGCAGTATAAAACTCCTTACAATGAATAGTTTAcctaagtataaatttttgaatgaaaaaaaaacgaaagagATGTTGGAAAAATTCACAGGGGAACGAACTGGATGGGTGCAAGttggtgaaaaaaattggTTCTTTCCTCATCGTTATACTGAGCAAGGAGAaggattttataatttcaaagcTAGACCGGATGACACTTGGGTGATTACTTATCCCAGATCaggtattttttatcaaatagatttttttttcttcaattcatTAACACTAGTTTGATTTTAATAGGAACCACATGGACTCAAGAACTTGTCTGGTTATTGAGTAATAATTTGGACTTTGATACCGcacgcaaaaaattattggctGAGCGTTTTCCATTTcttgagtaaatttttataaattaattacaaaatttatttgtacaaaaaaaaaaaaaaaacttgtaatttttaaatatttttttttagatttagtaTGTTTAATCACCCGGAAGTTACgcaagaatttataaaattaaatgagggTGATTTAGAAAAACAAgagttatgtaaaaaaatttcattgccTGGATATAAAGTCTTGAGCGAACTGCCATCGCCTCGATTTATAAAATCACATTTTCCACTGAGTTTATTGCCCGGAATATTAGACGTCggttgtaaaataatttatgtcgCCCGCAACCCTAAGGATGTTGCTGTCTCTTGGTACCATTTGAACCGAGCTATAAAAACTCAAGGGTATCAAGGAAATTTCGAAGAGTTTTGGAATTATTTTCAAGACAAtctaagtaaattataaatctttCACTACTCAAAACTTACAACTCTTTTtattgatcaaaaaattttattttgccctGACAGCACCCTGGAGTCCTTACTGGGAACATTTGAAAGAAGCCTGGGCTCAACGAGACCATccaaatttattctttatattttacgaAGAAATGCAACaggtatatttaaatttactgataaatatttaatttataaaattgttatacttatttttatttataggaCTTTTATAAAACCGCGGATCGAGTCGCGGAATTCCTTGGCAAGTCTTACAGCGATAAagaaatgtataaattatcagaataccttaatataaaaaatttccgtaaCAATCCGATGGTAAATTCTTCAGAATTACGTGATTGTCATATAATAGATGATGAAAGTTTTGTTAGAAATGGGCAAAGTGGCGTATGGAGTAACACATTCAGTCTGAAGCTTGAAGCTAAAGCAGACgagtggataaaaaaaaatttacaagataCAGATCTTACTTTtccttattttaataataatgacatttCTCAAATAATTAAGACATAATTATACttcgtaattttattaataaaaattattcaataattataatatatttaatgtgtaaatatgtaaattttatatacagtttaaataatttttttaatgatcctgaagctagaagacatttaataattttcggatttttttttcctacaaaaaaaataaactaaaataatgcacatgtagaaaatttaaaaaacttcaagtgcattttttaaaaatatttttttttataatttatcgtttttaaaaaaatccattatttattagacgtcggctaacttgagtgtcatattttaaaaaattaaaaaatccattttttgcTCTTATAATTAGCAACTTTCGATTCCTCTTTACTCTGGGAAAATTTAATGGCTATTTTTAATCTGACAGTTGTCCTGAAAGTTTGACATAATTCCTGTTCAACTGAAGTAGCAACATTACGTACGCGAACGCCTCTTTTACCCATAACTAACTTTGAAATTCGATCTGACGGACATGTTATAGCAACAGCTGCGCTGATACTGTCGTCTTCCAAAACGGAATAGTGTTCCAATTGAACTGATATAGCGTATGGTAATTCCTTGGGCAAAGCATCCATGAATTTAGCACGAACTGCAcgttcaattattatttcaggtGAATCATTTGAAATAGCGGTCGACTCATAATCCCAATCCCGGGGTTTTGCTGAGTCCAGTAAATAagtctgtaaaaaaaaataatcaataacaaaataatactgaGGAAGGAATCAATTGCCAATTGAGcagtaaattataatgtacGAAAAATATTGTAGGCATTTGATACATGCAgcaaaaatgtatttaatagaaataaatttatttaattactcgtAAATCATTTACTCCATCAGAGTTCAATGCTGATACCATAAAAATGTCAGAAAAATTCGGCCAGTTCTGATCGCTGGTCAGTGTCTCGACTAACTCTaataattttcgttttttcttGACCTTATCAACTTTATTGAGTATTAATAGAGTCGGAATTCCAACTCGAAGATTTTTCAATACCACCATGATACGTTCATCAATAACGTcagctttaaatttatgtgaagCATCTTGTACGACACCGACAATGTCAGACTTTGCTACGGCTTTGTCGACATCtgttttaaatgttttttctaAGTCATATTTCTTCATATCACGATTCGTTACCAACCCCGGAGTATCAACAAATATAAGTTGTGTATTATTTTCCATATAGATTGCATCGGAATTTTTTCTcgttgtttgaatttttgaagatGCCGCgcatatctataaaaaaatttaaaacgtcaaaattaatttcaaatgtcaaaattaattaattgtttcaattaaataaacttactgGTCGACCAACaagttgattaattaatgtacTTTTTCCAACATTGGGTAGACCGAGGATTGATACTCGCAGAGTTTTAGCATCATCACTACGAATTGCTTTAGGTTCCCATGATTCATCTATAATATAATTCTCGTACGAATTATTTGACATGTCATTGCTGGCATTATTAGCATTCACtgaataaaaacgaaaaacaCGTGGTTTTATCCGTAAAATTGTCCTCTCTAGTGTAAATaacatgataaattttttaaattaactaacaatggaatatttatttttgttatcaaaGTAGGTTATGGCGACGATTTTAAACGATTGAATTTAAACATCACTTTTTTGAACttattcttgaaaaatttttaagtaaattacattttaattatttaattattatttttattaattgtcattcatttttttttagtatttttaattgttaattgctAGTGAATTTAGCACGTGAATAATCAAAACAACATgagttatatttaaattaattgccgCTGTGTCGCtagtggtttaaaaaaaatttcccgcgattttttaaaagtcatagaaaaattaatattacaattaaagctGCGGGATTTAATGGACACAGAATTAGTAGGAAGAAAATGAAAgtctgtaaaattaattaagatctGATTTGATTGTaatgtcaaataaaaatgagtaaatgTGAAGCAGATGACtgttgatttatttgattcccttggagtaaaatttattctgaAGAAAAGTTGGTTTTGATATTGAAACTCCGGTTCAGAGTGAAATTAACTTCTAaaggaagtttatttttatattaattgaccctgatagccaagttggcgagaaactgacgagaaacttgcagccgcaactggaaccaagttgatcgccaacagttggtacctccagtagttgatggacattttctgagaaagttggtggcaaaagttgtaaatccaaaaagttgacgatcactttctgagaaagttggtggcaaaagttgcttgcaaaagttggtgatcataagttgacggtaagtttactttcaatttcctcagaaacttgcattccagttgcggctccatactgccgccaactttctgagaaagttggcggtaacttgtagccaaaagttgcaaaatctaaagttgttgacaacttgtcgtcaagttggtcggaaactaatgaatgaccaactttttcacgatcaactcgtgctATCAGGGGAATTTTTGAGTCCAGATCACTTCGAAATCTCTCCACTGAAAAACAAACatgagacaaatttaaaattattaataaatagagtaaataaataataaaataaaatttttaaaaagcgcgtattttaaaagttttagaaTTAACTCCGTATgcgaagtaattttttttaaaactccagaACTCTAGTGAATtctgattcaaataaaatccgtaatcactcccaATTCTTTGCATTACATTCACTCcaaattagtttaaatttttatcataaagaaaaagaaaataaattcctGAATTACCgacaattaattgttttacccgccatttaattatttccgttgtatcagtaatttaaaaaaatacaaaatgtcTTCTATTGTTAAGTCTCAAATAGAATGTTAAAGtttccaataaatttacttgaacAATAAATccagtaaaataataacaaacaatGGCTCCGAAAGCGCCTcgattacttataaaaatcgataaaattcaACTAAACAGGAGCGGTCCAAATTATAATCATAGCTCAAATGCAGAATACGGctgtatttattttcacacaGACATAAATAACAGTTTCGATGTAGCCAGTTATTCAACAATTGATGACAACGACAACTTGAATAATTACTCAGAAGAAAATTTACTTCACGACCTGAATGAAATTTTAAGCGAGGATTTGGGTAATTCTGATTTTTTTGCTCCAGATAACGAGTGTCCGACTTCATCTGACgtttgtaaacaaataaaagatGAAAGTACTCcgcatattaataattacaatgacTGCTCTCAACTGGATTGTCCACCAATCGTTATATCATCATCACAAATTTCATTCCCATGCATTCAAGAAGTAAACAAACAGATAAGTAATGATGTAAATACTAAtaaccaattaattaatactgagTACCAGGATTATTATTCATTAGAAACTTATACTTCAAGTAGTTATCACTGTGATTCAAATGTCACATCAAATTCCAGTGACATGGAATTTTATTCTAGTAAAAGTTTATGCTTACAACGAGAGTTGAGAGTTTCTTCAATGGAGATGAGGATT
This genomic interval carries:
- the LOC103579700 gene encoding sulfotransferase 1E1, translated to MNSLPKYKFLNEKKTKEMLEKFTGERTGWVQVGEKNWFFPHRYTEQGEGFYNFKARPDDTWVITYPRSGTTWTQELVWLLSNNLDFDTARKKLLAERFPFLEFSMFNHPEVTQEFIKLNEGDLEKQELCKKISLPGYKVLSELPSPRFIKSHFPLSLLPGILDVGCKIIYVARNPKDVAVSWYHLNRAIKTQGYQGNFEEFWNYFQDNLTPWSPYWEHLKEAWAQRDHPNLFFIFYEEMQQDFYKTADRVAEFLGKSYSDKEMYKLSEYLNIKNFRNNPMVNSSELRDCHIIDDESFVRNGQSGVWSNTFSLKLEAKADEWIKKNLQDTDLTFPYFNNNDISQIIKT
- the LOC103579702 gene encoding GTPase Era, mitochondrial, whose translation is MLFTLERTILRIKPRVFRFYSVNANNASNDMSNNSYENYIIDESWEPKAIRSDDAKTLRVSILGLPNVGKSTLINQLVGRPICAASSKIQTTRKNSDAIYMENNTQLIFVDTPGLVTNRDMKKYDLEKTFKTDVDKAVAKSDIVGVVQDASHKFKADVIDERIMVVLKNLRVGIPTLLILNKVDKVKKKRKLLELVETLTSDQNWPNFSDIFMVSALNSDGVNDLRTYLLDSAKPRDWDYESTAISNDSPEIIIERAVRAKFMDALPKELPYAISVQLEHYSVLEDDSISAAVAITCPSDRISKLVMGKRGVRVRNVATSVEQELCQTFRTTVRLKIAIKFSQSKEESKVANYKSKKWIF